The genomic region CGGGGCCGGATTCCGGTTTAATGCCGCGTTCCTCCAGTGCCATGACGCAAAGCATAGCGGTATAGCCTGCCGTGCCGACTCCCATGGCCTGGAGCGGGCTCAACTGCTTGGGAAGGGGAATGAGCCAGTTGGCGGAAAGACGGGCAAGTCCCGCATAGGCCCCCCAGTGGGTTTCGCCAACGCCGAAACCGTTGAGCAGTACCTTGTCACCCGTCTTGAAGGCGGAATTTTCGGAATTGACCACCGTTCCGACGAGGTCGATGCCGGGCACCATTGGCCAGTGACGGACGACGGGGCTCTTGCCGGTTATCGCCAAACCATCCTTGTAATTGACGGTGGTTGCCTCAACTCGGACCGTGACGTCTCCTTCCATCAGGTCCTCTTCGTTGAGTTCAACGACATCGACGCTTTGTTTCTTCTCGTCATCACGGGAAACAAGAATGGCCCGAAAGCTCGCGCTCATCGCCGGTTACTCCTTTTTCGGTTTCTCTTTTTCCGATTGCCGTGCAGAGGTTTGCAGCGACCACAGCACCTCGTCCAGAAAGATTGCCACTGCCCCGGCGGTAATGAAGGCATCAGCCAGATTGAAAACCGCAAATGACCAGTTGCCCCAGTGGAACAGGATATAATCAACCACATGCCCCAGAAATACACGATCGACCAGGTTTCCGATGGCGCCACCCGTCACGCAGGCAAATCCGATCTGGGCCAGCCAGCGGCTGCGCGGCGTGCGTTTCCACAGCCAGAAGATGAACAGCAGTATCCCGACCACCATGGCCGCCAGGATACGCTCGTCCAGAAAGGTCAGAAAGGAAAAGGCGATGCCTTCGTTCCAGGTGCGGAACCAGGAAAGGAACGGCAGGACAGGAACCGGTTCTTGAAAGGGAAGCGACGTTTCCACCTTGTTTTTGACGGCAAGATCAAGCGCGACAATGGCGGCGGCCAGCAATACGGCAGAACGTCGGCGTATCTTCATGCGCTCGAAACCCCTTCGGCACCCTCGATTGTTCTCATTACCAGATTATCGCGCCGTGCCTCAAACAGAACAATTCCCGTGGCGACCGCAAGGTTGAGCGAGTCTGCCTGTCCGGCCATGGGGATGAAAACCAGTTTGTCACAGGCGCCTGCGAGATTGGTCGTAAGCCCCTGCTGCTCATTGCCCATTACGAGAATGACGGGTTTTTCCTGCCATGCAATGCTGCGGTAGTCCACGGCACCCTGCAAGTGTGTTCCGGCGATCTGCACGCCGCCAGCTGCCTTTA from Salaquimonas pukyongi harbors:
- the lspA gene encoding signal peptidase II, with amino-acid sequence MKIRRRSAVLLAAAIVALDLAVKNKVETSLPFQEPVPVLPFLSWFRTWNEGIAFSFLTFLDERILAAMVVGILLFIFWLWKRTPRSRWLAQIGFACVTGGAIGNLVDRVFLGHVVDYILFHWGNWSFAVFNLADAFITAGAVAIFLDEVLWSLQTSARQSEKEKPKKE